In Phragmites australis chromosome 17, lpPhrAust1.1, whole genome shotgun sequence, the following are encoded in one genomic region:
- the LOC133897047 gene encoding uncharacterized protein LOC133897047, which translates to MSKWQQDVLLSRGEEVPHRRHGPDRRCIFLYDLEDWSIRGLDRPQRAEGVENHLRGRRRRALRHGREATSTRPPQPRQRLRGPHLRPYVCSRLATTPFTSAHARSSLAPAYFWISTPGVGTYSFDTASSLWIKAGDWELPFRGCADYFTEYGLWLGFSSQCSLLCSSDLAASPALAETAIQNV; encoded by the exons ATGAGCAAGTGGCAGCAGGACGTGTTACTG TCGCGGGGAGAAGAAGTGCCTCATCGCCGGCACGGACCCGACAGGCGGTGCATCTTCCTGTATGACCTCGAGGACTGGTCCATCCGCGGCCTGGACCGCCCCCAACGAGCCGAAGGAGTGGAGAACCATCTCCGTGGCCGCCGGCGACGCGCTCTACGTCATGGACGAGAGGCAACTAGTACCAGACCACCGCAgccgcggcagcggcttcgAGGCCCTCACCTACGACCTTACGTTTGCTCGCGCCTGGCTACCACCCCATTCACATCGGCACATGCACGGTCATCGCTGGCTCCAGCATACTTCTGGATATCCACGCCAGGCGTCGGGACCTACTCCTTCGACACGGCGAGCAGCTTGTGGATCAAGGCGGGCGACTGGGAGCTGCCGTTCCGCGGCTGCGCCGACTACTTCACTGAGTACGGCCTGTGGCTCGGCTTCTCGTCGCAGTGCAGCCTGCTCTGCTCGTCGGACCTCGCCGCCTCCCCTGCGCTGGCTGAGACGGCGATACAGAACGTCTGA